In Phreatobacter aquaticus, a single genomic region encodes these proteins:
- the lspA gene encoding signal peptidase II, which translates to MARSPHALAGLIALVAMLAADQAFKLFMLHVVDIESRRVITIAPFLDLIIAWNQGVSFGMFQQESVLGQWVLVAFKAGAVALIGWWLWRAESRLTALALGLIAGGALGNGIDRVLYGAVADFFAFHILTANWQFRWYIFNIADVGIVAGVGLLLYESLLGGRPSASKSA; encoded by the coding sequence GTGGCCCGTTCTCCTCATGCCCTTGCCGGGCTGATCGCCCTGGTGGCGATGCTCGCCGCCGACCAGGCCTTCAAGCTGTTCATGCTGCATGTCGTCGATATCGAGAGCCGGCGGGTGATCACCATCGCGCCGTTTCTCGACCTGATCATCGCCTGGAACCAGGGCGTCTCCTTCGGCATGTTCCAGCAGGAGAGCGTTCTCGGCCAGTGGGTTCTTGTGGCCTTCAAGGCCGGCGCGGTGGCGCTGATCGGCTGGTGGCTGTGGCGCGCCGAGAGCCGGCTGACCGCGCTGGCGCTCGGCCTGATCGCCGGTGGCGCGCTCGGCAACGGCATCGATCGCGTGCTCTATGGCGCTGTCGCCGACTTCTTCGCTTTCCATATCCTGACGGCCAACTGGCAGTTCCGCTGGTACATCTTCAACATTGCCGATGTCGGCATCGTTGCGGGGGTGGGGCTGCTTCTGTATGAGTCCCTGCTCGGCGGTCGGCCATCCGCCTCGAAATCGGCATGA
- a CDS encoding 3-deoxy-D-manno-octulosonic acid transferase: protein MRSPVRATPTFSLRAYARLTSLLAPAVGMLARRRLGQGKEDPERIQERRGEATIARPKGRIVWLHGASVGEFLSIVPLVERLQARGVTVLVTTVTLTAARLAAKRLPPGALHQFMPWDVPRFIERFLDHWRPDLAIFAESELWPNLIIRTTNRGTPLIQVNGRMSERSFKGWKRVQGSIGFLLSRFELCLMQTVDDGRRVSDLGAPRVQTTGNLKFDVPAPAAEPAALAALSAAIGRRPVFLAASTHEGEDEIVLAAHKLMAPKLDNLLTIIAPRHPERGAAIAQLAEAEGLLAVQRSTGQLPARGTAVYVADTLGEMGLLYRVAPVALLGGSLIRHGGQNPIEPAKLGSAIVHGPHIFNFQAVYDALAERSATLEVADAESLATAALSLILDKDARTRQAEAAEAAVALLGGALDLTLGAIEPYFLALAMKGGS, encoded by the coding sequence ATGCGTAGCCCGGTCCGCGCGACGCCGACCTTCAGCCTCAGGGCCTATGCGCGGCTGACCAGCCTTCTGGCACCCGCCGTCGGCATGCTCGCCCGCAGGCGGCTTGGCCAGGGCAAGGAGGATCCGGAGCGCATTCAGGAGCGCCGTGGCGAGGCAACCATCGCCCGCCCCAAGGGCCGCATCGTCTGGCTGCACGGCGCAAGCGTCGGCGAATTCCTGTCGATCGTGCCGCTGGTCGAGCGACTGCAGGCCCGCGGCGTCACTGTCCTGGTCACCACCGTCACGTTGACGGCTGCGCGCCTTGCCGCAAAACGTCTGCCGCCGGGCGCGCTGCACCAGTTCATGCCCTGGGACGTGCCGCGCTTCATCGAGCGATTCCTCGACCATTGGCGGCCAGACCTCGCGATCTTCGCTGAATCTGAACTCTGGCCCAACCTGATCATCCGCACGACCAATCGCGGAACCCCGCTGATCCAGGTCAATGGCCGCATGTCGGAACGCTCGTTCAAGGGCTGGAAACGCGTGCAGGGTTCGATCGGTTTCCTGCTGTCGCGCTTCGAGCTCTGCCTGATGCAGACCGTCGATGATGGCCGGCGGGTCTCGGACCTCGGTGCGCCGCGTGTGCAGACCACAGGCAACCTCAAGTTCGACGTCCCGGCGCCCGCCGCCGAGCCCGCCGCTCTGGCAGCCTTGTCTGCGGCCATCGGCCGGCGCCCGGTCTTCCTCGCGGCCTCGACCCATGAGGGCGAAGACGAGATCGTGCTCGCCGCCCACAAGCTGATGGCGCCGAAGCTCGACAATCTCCTGACGATCATCGCGCCGCGCCATCCTGAACGCGGCGCTGCCATCGCCCAACTGGCGGAAGCCGAGGGGCTGCTGGCCGTGCAGCGCTCGACCGGTCAATTGCCGGCCAGGGGCACGGCCGTCTATGTCGCCGATACGCTCGGCGAGATGGGCCTGCTCTATCGCGTCGCGCCGGTCGCCCTTCTCGGTGGCTCGCTGATCCGCCATGGCGGGCAGAACCCGATCGAGCCGGCGAAACTCGGTTCGGCCATCGTCCATGGACCGCATATTTTCAATTTTCAGGCGGTCTATGACGCTCTCGCCGAGCGCTCGGCAACCCTTGAGGTCGCCGATGCCGAAAGTCTGGCCACGGCGGCGCTCAGCCTCATCCTCGACAAGGATGCCCGCACCCGGCAGGCCGAAGCGGCCGAAGCGGCAGTCGCGCTGCTGGGCGGTGCGCTCGACCTGACGCTCGGCGCCATCGAGCCCTATTTTCTCGCCCTCGCCATGAAGGGCGGGTCGTGA
- a CDS encoding lysophospholipid acyltransferase family protein translates to MSFLKRLGKSPRVRSAAGSLLAGYLRLVWKTGRFAFDPPNLYDYADANLPVIFAMWHGQHFLTPFVRKPEYDAAVLISRSSDGEMNAIAAEKLGIRTIRGSGDHRGQFARKGGVGAFFEMLETLEQGTTVAVTADVPKVAKKAGLGIVMLAKHSGRPVLPIAIATKRRIDVKSWDKASVNLPFSKGAVVAGKPIWVPADSTDAELEGWRQAIEDEMNRTTARAYEIAEGRAQPELWSDAAVADLIASRDRAAATAGSRQRRGGGSDA, encoded by the coding sequence GTGTCCTTTCTCAAGCGCCTCGGCAAGTCGCCGCGCGTCCGTTCGGCCGCGGGATCGCTGCTGGCCGGCTATCTCCGGCTTGTCTGGAAGACAGGCCGGTTCGCTTTCGATCCGCCGAACCTCTATGATTATGCCGATGCCAATCTGCCGGTGATCTTCGCCATGTGGCACGGCCAGCATTTCCTCACCCCCTTCGTGCGCAAGCCGGAATATGACGCGGCGGTGCTGATCTCGCGCTCGTCCGACGGCGAGATGAACGCGATCGCGGCGGAGAAGCTCGGCATTCGCACCATTCGCGGCTCCGGCGATCATCGCGGGCAGTTCGCGCGCAAGGGCGGGGTCGGCGCCTTTTTCGAAATGCTGGAGACGCTGGAGCAGGGAACGACGGTGGCGGTGACCGCCGACGTGCCGAAGGTGGCGAAGAAGGCGGGGCTCGGCATTGTCATGCTGGCCAAGCATTCCGGGCGCCCGGTCCTGCCCATCGCGATCGCCACAAAACGCCGCATCGATGTGAAGTCCTGGGACAAGGCGAGCGTCAACCTGCCCTTCTCGAAGGGCGCGGTGGTCGCCGGCAAGCCGATCTGGGTGCCGGCCGACTCAACCGATGCCGAGCTGGAGGGCTGGCGGCAGGCGATCGAGGACGAGATGAACCGGACGACCGCGCGCGCCTATGAGATCGCGGAAGGGCGTGCCCAGCCTGAACTCTGGTCCGATGCCGCGGTTGCCGATCTTATCGCCTCCCGAGATCGGGCGGCCGCCACCGCGGGCTCACGTCAGCGCCGGGGAGGCGGGTCCGATGCGTAG
- the lpxK gene encoding tetraacyldisaccharide 4'-kinase, whose product MKAPAFWSDPSSPVGTLLAPLGWLAGAYALARMRRPAPQGPLPVICIGNPTVGGAGKSPATQAIAARLAASGERPAILTRGYGGSLQGPVVVDPARHGPEDVGDEALTHAALFPTIVARDRLAGARHAAEQGATIIVMDDGFQNPSLAKNLSLLVVDGAVGLGNAHILPAGPLRAPFLPQLGLAEGLIVVGPGAAGEAVAVQARQAGKPVVTARLVPDPSVIAAFAGRDVLAFCGIGRPAKFIETLGEAGIRNAILRPFPDHHAYGEEDAARLLDEAARTGLPLVTTAKDAVKLRGGPKREALARAATTIPVVMDFGDPGLIDRFLSAVRPRRA is encoded by the coding sequence GTGAAGGCCCCGGCCTTCTGGTCCGACCCGTCGAGCCCTGTCGGCACCCTGCTCGCGCCGCTCGGCTGGCTGGCCGGTGCCTATGCGCTGGCGCGCATGCGGCGGCCGGCGCCCCAGGGTCCGCTGCCCGTTATCTGCATCGGCAACCCGACCGTTGGCGGCGCCGGCAAGAGCCCGGCGACCCAGGCGATCGCGGCGCGGCTGGCGGCGTCCGGCGAGCGGCCGGCCATCCTGACCCGCGGCTATGGCGGCAGCCTCCAGGGTCCCGTCGTCGTCGATCCCGCGCGGCACGGCCCTGAGGATGTCGGCGACGAGGCGCTGACCCATGCAGCCCTGTTTCCGACCATCGTCGCGCGCGATCGCCTCGCCGGGGCCCGCCATGCGGCCGAACAGGGCGCAACGATCATCGTCATGGACGATGGGTTCCAGAACCCGTCGCTGGCCAAGAATCTGAGCTTGCTTGTGGTCGATGGCGCGGTCGGGCTCGGCAATGCCCATATCCTGCCAGCGGGGCCGCTCAGGGCGCCGTTCCTGCCGCAGCTGGGACTGGCGGAGGGGCTGATCGTGGTCGGCCCTGGAGCGGCTGGCGAGGCTGTTGCCGTGCAGGCGCGTCAGGCCGGCAAGCCGGTCGTCACGGCGCGACTGGTGCCGGATCCCTCCGTCATCGCGGCCTTTGCCGGTCGCGACGTGCTGGCCTTCTGCGGCATCGGCCGCCCGGCAAAGTTCATCGAAACGCTCGGCGAGGCCGGAATCCGCAACGCAATCCTGCGGCCGTTTCCGGATCACCACGCCTATGGAGAGGAAGACGCAGCCCGGTTGCTCGACGAGGCGGCGCGAACCGGTCTGCCGCTGGTGACGACCGCCAAGGATGCGGTGAAATTGCGCGGCGGTCCGAAGCGCGAAGCGCTGGCGCGGGCCGCGACAACCATTCCCGTCGTGATGGACTTTGGCGATCCCGGTCTGATCGACCGGTTCCTGTCCGCGGTCAGGCCGAGGCGGGCCTGA
- a CDS encoding DUF2093 domain-containing protein has translation MLNRLNPPRPPESEAEIRYLDGDFRIVRPGAYVRCAVTGQKIGLDDLKYWSVHFQEAYATPEAVLARLHPDRVRPASA, from the coding sequence ATGCTGAACCGCCTCAATCCGCCGCGGCCGCCAGAAAGCGAAGCCGAAATTCGCTATCTGGACGGCGATTTCCGGATCGTCCGGCCCGGCGCCTATGTGCGTTGCGCTGTGACAGGCCAGAAAATCGGCCTGGACGACCTGAAGTACTGGAGCGTCCATTTCCAGGAAGCCTATGCGACGCCGGAGGCGGTGCTTGCCCGCCTTCATCCCGACCGCGTCAGGCCCGCCTCGGCCTGA